A region from the Benincasa hispida cultivar B227 chromosome 10, ASM972705v1, whole genome shotgun sequence genome encodes:
- the LOC120088769 gene encoding cytochrome P450 81Q32-like, with product MDFLSAVLLLCLAFVFLLQLRTRRRNLPPSPPSAPIIGHLHLLQRPIHRNFQNIAAKYGPIFTLRFGSRLALIVSSLQIAQECFTKHDLIFANRPRMLSGKYLGYNYTTMATASYGDHWRSLRRLTATEIFSPTRLNASLGIRKDEIRRLLLKLHSESFAKVELRSMFSELSFNIVMRIVAGKRYYGEKVSDEAEAREFIELMEDVSRHGGASQWVDFMPILKWFGFGGYEKSLAKSAIWADRFVQELVEERRNQKVLGREEQSSLLHRLLELQLSEPESHTDQIIKGIVLVLLRAGIDTSSVTLDWIMTELLNHPGVLAKAKAEIDTKIGQDRLVEETDIANLNYLQAIISETFRLHPPAPMLLAHYSSADCIVAGYNIPPGTMLLVNAWAIHRDPKLWDDPTSFRPERFLGVGNELQANKLIPFGVGRRACPGEIMGLRVVGLTLGLLIQCYEWKNVECENVDMSESGGITILKVKPLETMCKSRPIMDKVLSNGLD from the exons atggattttctcTCTGCTGTCCTTCTTCTCTGTCTCGCTTTCGTTTTTCTGCTGCAACTCAGAACCCGCCGGCGAAATCTGCCGCCGAGCCCACCGTCAGCTCCGATTATTGGCCATCTCCACCTCCTACAACGTCCAATCCACCGGAACTTCCAAAACATCGCCGCCAAATACGGACCCATTTTCACTCTCCGATTTGGATCTCGCCTTGCTCTTATAGTCTCTTCACTCCAAATAGCCCAAGAATGCTTCACCAAACATGACCTCATTTTCGCCAACCGCCCGCGTATGCTTTCCGGAAAATACCTTGGCTACAACTACACCACCATGGCTACCGCCTCTTACGGCGACCATTGGCGGAGCCTCCGCCGCCTCACCGCCACGGAGATCTTCTCCCCGACGCGCCTCAACGCGTCTCTCGGCATCCGGAAAGATGAAATCCGGCGATTGTTACTTAAACTCCATTCGGAATCGTTCGCTAAGGTGGAGTTGAGATCAATGTTTTCGGAACTGAGTTTCAACATCGTGATGAGGATCGTGGCCGGAAAAAGGTACTACGGCGAGAAGGTTTCCGATGAGGCAGAGGCGAGGGAGTTCATAGAGCTTATGGAAGATGTTTCGCGTCATGGAGGAGCTTCGCAATGGGTGGATTTCATGCCGATTTTGAAATGGTTTGGGTTTGGTGGATATGAGAAGAGTTTAGCCAAATCGGCGATATGGGCCGATCGATTCGTGCAGGAATTGGTTGAAGAAAGACGGAATCAGAAAGTATTGGGAAGAGAAGAACAGAGTTCTCTGCTTCATCGGCTTCTTGAATTGCAGCTCTCTGAACCCGAATCTCACACCGATCAGATCATCAAAGGGATCGTTCTG GTTTTGTTGCGTGCGGGAATAGACACGTCATCTGTGACCTTGGATTGGATAATGACTGAACTACTCAACCATCCCGGGGTATTAGCCAAAGCCAAAGCTGAGATAGACACTAAGATCGGTCAAGATCGACTCGTGGAGGAAACAGATATCGCCAACCTCAACTACCTTCAAGCCATTATTTCTGAAACCTTTCGATTGCACCCTCCAGCCCCAATGCTCCTCGCACATTATTCCTCTGCCGATTGCATTGTCGCAGGCTACAACATTCCACCTGGCACGATGTTGTTGGTCAATGCTTGGGCAATTCATAGAGACCCGAAGTTGTGGGACGACCCAACGAGCTTCAGACCTGAGAGATTCTTGGGGGTAGGGAATGAGTTGCAGGCTAACAAACTCATTCCTTTCGGAGTTGGAAGGAGGGCTTGTCCTGGAGAAATTATGGGTTTACGTGTTGTAGGATTAACTTTGGGTCTATTGATTCAATGTTATGAGTGGAAAAATGTTGAATGTGAAAACGTAGACATGTCTGAAAGTGGAGGTATCACCATTCTCAAAGTGAAGCCTTTGGAAACCATGTGTAAATCCCGCCCAATTATGGATAAAGTTCTATCAAACGGTTTGGATTAA